The Dyadobacter sandarakinus DNA window CTGATCCTACTTATACTGGCGCTTGGTTCCTGTCAGACGGACCAGAAGAGTGAGGCGGCTATGGAAGATGTTGAAGTAAATGTAAATTATCAAAACCTGGATACAGTCCTGTATGCGTGCAAATCCGTGGCAGAGGTACAAAATTTTCTTGATAAACATCCTCACTTGGGAAAGGTCTATTTCGCCCATGCGCCGGTACCCCCGAACCAGCTTGCACAACACTTGTTCGGGATCATGCAAAATCCCGGATTCAGGCAGTTTGCCAGCCAGCTCGACAGCCTGATCGGAGATCGGGAGGCGAATATTATCAGGCCTTTTACCAATGCATTCAAACATGTCAAATCATATTACCCGAATTTTCAAGCACCGAGAATTGAGCTGATCGCTACGGGGTTTACGGGTGATGACCTGTACATTTCAGATTCGCTGATGATTGTCGGGCTGGATTATTTCGGTGGTCCTGCTGCCCTTTACCGCCCCAATGTATTTGACTATCAGCTCAGGCGGTACCAGAAAGAATATATCGTTCCATCGGCTATGTTCTTTGTTTCGGACCGCTACAACCGGCTTGACCCTGCTGATCGCACCCTGCTGGCCGATATGGTTGCTTATGGAAAAGGGTATGAGTTTGTAAAACAGGTTATGCCCGACACGCCCGACAGCCTGATTGTTGGCTACTCGGAAGAGAATCTGAAGCGTACCTACAATAGTCAGAGGGATATATGGGCATACCTGGTGTCCAGCAAGCTGATTTATGAAAACAGCGACCTCAAAAAGCGCAAGTTCATCGAAGAACGGCCATTTACCACAGAAATCGGAGAGAAAGTACCGGGCGCGATCGGCCGCTGGGTAGGCTGGCGCATCGTAAGCAAGTATATGGCCGGGCACCCCGATGTGAAGCTGCCGGAGCTCATGCAGATGGAAAAACCCGCTCTCCTATTGCAGGAATCGGGATATAACGGCGAGCTGGACGAAGAGGAGTAAGTTTTTTACTTACTTTTGCACAGTTCCGAATCCTGTCTCAGCTGCATTAATGCCGGTTACTCTCATTATTTTTCTGCTCCTTGTTCCCGGCTTTGTAGTCATAGGCGTCTACCTGGAAAGGAAAGTCTCGGCTTTTATCCAGGACAGGCTGGGTCCTATGGAAGTGGGTAAATGGGGCTTGCTGCAGCTTTTCGCCGATTTGCTGAAGCTTCTTCAGAAAGAAGATATTGTTCCCCGTGCAGCGGATCGCTGGCTTTTCCTGATTGCTCCCTTCATTATTTTTATTTCTGTTTTTGCGGGCTTTGCCGTGGTGCCCCTGGCGCCGGGACTGGCAGGCTCGGGCACGGCAGTCGGTATCTTCTTCCTGCTCACGATTGTATCGGTGGATGTAATTGGTTTGCTGATGGCAGGGTGGGGTTCCAATAACAAGTTTGCATTGTATGGCGCCATGCGGGCCGTAGCGCAGATTATTTCTTATGAAATACCGCTGGGGCTTTCCATTCTTTGTGTAATCATGCTGACGCAAACGCTTGATTTGCAATTGATCAGCTTCCAGCAGGGTATTTATTCCACTGATACCGTTTATCTTTTTGGACTAAAATCGCTGGGAATAGATGTGACAAATGTGGGTGGTTTTCTGGCCTGGAACATTGTCCGGAATCCTTTTCTGCTCATCGCCTATGTAGTCTTTTTTATAGCGTCCCTTGCGGAGTGCAACCGTGCGCCATTTGACCTTCCCGAGGGTGAGTCCGAGATTGTCGCCGGCTTCCATACTGAATATTCGGGTATGCGCTGGGCGCTGTTTATGCTGTCGGAATATGGGATGATGCTGCTGGTGTGCCTGCTGGGAGCAATCCTGTTTTTGGGAAGCTGGAATACACCTTTTCCCAATATCGGTCCGTTAAAGCTGGCCGAATGGACCAGCGGTGAGCCGGGTACGATCTGGGGTTATATCTCTGGGGCATTCTGGATATTGGCAAAAGCCATGTTCGGGATCCTGATCCAGATGTGGGCACGCTGGACGCTTCCGCGGCTGCGGGTAGATCAGCTGATGTACCTGGGCTGGAAAGTGCTTACACCCGTGGGACTGGTACTCTTCTTCATTTCCGGTGTCTGGCGGCTGATCGGCATGTAATGCTTAGTTGACGATCTCGGCATTGTCGAGAATGTAGTTCATCTGGTAAATGTCGTCCGCATTCAGTTTCAGTGTTCCTGAAAAAGTAAGCTTTTCGTCTGTTTTAAACTTTCTTGTATCCTTTTTCTTGAAATTCAGGGTCATAACCGTTTCGGGCCCTGCGCCTCCGCAAAAGAAACACGCGCTGAAAGGGAATGCTGATAGTACATATAAGTTAGCTTCCAGATCTACGGGAAGTATGTAACCCGTAATCACTACCTGTTGGTTTTTCAGTTTCTGCACATTGGGCCCGAACGTAGGATGCAGCATGTAAATGGATTCTTCTGCATACCATTTCTTCTTGAAGGTCACATCCCGTAGTGTTTCCCAGGTTACTTTTACCGGATTCTCCGCCGGCTTAAATGCTGCAAACGATACAATAAGAAGTAAAAAGAAGAAAATCCTGACTGGTTTCATAGTGCCTCGCATTTGATATTACCCGAAAGTCTGTTTAACAAATTTACTCACAATATCATTCCTCCGCCAGCGTACGGGAGATATTCAGGTTGTAGATGCCCAGCGAAGGCAGCGCAGCAGCTACCAGCCCGATCGCCAGTGCACCTGCCAGCAGGTACAACTCTTCTTTCAGGATTGTAAATTCCCGCAGTGAATAATGAAAGTCCTGTTCCGCTGCCTGCGAAAATGCCCATAATCCAACGCGGCTGAGTACCACACCCGCCAGAAACCCAATTGTCGCGAGCATA harbors:
- a CDS encoding gliding motility protein GldB-related protein gives rise to the protein MSIRFLQFAWLILLILALGSCQTDQKSEAAMEDVEVNVNYQNLDTVLYACKSVAEVQNFLDKHPHLGKVYFAHAPVPPNQLAQHLFGIMQNPGFRQFASQLDSLIGDREANIIRPFTNAFKHVKSYYPNFQAPRIELIATGFTGDDLYISDSLMIVGLDYFGGPAALYRPNVFDYQLRRYQKEYIVPSAMFFVSDRYNRLDPADRTLLADMVAYGKGYEFVKQVMPDTPDSLIVGYSEENLKRTYNSQRDIWAYLVSSKLIYENSDLKKRKFIEERPFTTEIGEKVPGAIGRWVGWRIVSKYMAGHPDVKLPELMQMEKPALLLQESGYNGELDEEE
- a CDS encoding complex I subunit 1/NuoH family protein, producing the protein MPVTLIIFLLLVPGFVVIGVYLERKVSAFIQDRLGPMEVGKWGLLQLFADLLKLLQKEDIVPRAADRWLFLIAPFIIFISVFAGFAVVPLAPGLAGSGTAVGIFFLLTIVSVDVIGLLMAGWGSNNKFALYGAMRAVAQIISYEIPLGLSILCVIMLTQTLDLQLISFQQGIYSTDTVYLFGLKSLGIDVTNVGGFLAWNIVRNPFLLIAYVVFFIASLAECNRAPFDLPEGESEIVAGFHTEYSGMRWALFMLSEYGMMLLVCLLGAILFLGSWNTPFPNIGPLKLAEWTSGEPGTIWGYISGAFWILAKAMFGILIQMWARWTLPRLRVDQLMYLGWKVLTPVGLVLFFISGVWRLIGM
- a CDS encoding DUF3299 domain-containing protein; translated protein: MKPVRIFFFLLLIVSFAAFKPAENPVKVTWETLRDVTFKKKWYAEESIYMLHPTFGPNVQKLKNQQVVITGYILPVDLEANLYVLSAFPFSACFFCGGAGPETVMTLNFKKKDTRKFKTDEKLTFSGTLKLNADDIYQMNYILDNAEIVN